The genomic DNA CAGGCATTTGCACGGGTGCCTTGAGCCAACGCTCGATATACAGCAGCACCCACGCGCAGTCCGTGTGACAGCGCACCGCGCGCATCATGAGTTCCCAATCGATACTACCGAAGAAATTCTTGATGTCGAGGTCGAGCACCCACTCGTACTCCCAGCATCGCTGCCGAGCCACGTTGAGCGCCTGATGCGCCGATCGTCCGGGACGATACCCGTATGAGTCGTGGTGAAACACAGGTTCCACGAGCAGCTCCAGATATCGCTTGACCACCGTCTGAGCGATGCGATCAGAGATCGTGGGTATTCCCAACGGCCTCGTTCCCGCACCTCCCGCTTTGGGTATGTCCACCCGTAGCACCGGCGGCGGCATGTAGCTGCCG from Cupriavidus sp. D39 includes the following:
- a CDS encoding reverse transcriptase domain-containing protein, with the protein product MDKAKPFCISKREVWEAYQQVKSNRGAAGVDGQSMKEFETDLKNNLYRIWNRMSSGSYMPPPVLRVDIPKAGGAGTRPLGIPTISDRIAQTVVKRYLELLVEPVFHHDSYGYRPGRSAHQALNVARQRCWEYEWVLDLDIKNFFGSIDWELMMRAVRCHTDCAWVLLYIERWLKAPVQMPDGTVVHPDKGTPQGGVITPLTTLHTFHSVV